The Meles meles chromosome 6, mMelMel3.1 paternal haplotype, whole genome shotgun sequence genome has a window encoding:
- the CALML4 gene encoding calmodulin-like protein 4 isoform X1, whose translation MAKFLSQDQINEYKECFSLYDKEQRGKIKATDLMVVMRCLGASPTPGEVQRHLQIHGIGKDQGSEPLGNLPKFLTQWWNQGWDPSLLSKTDLLNTVQHSEKKDRDGELDFSTFLTIMHSQIKQEDPKKEILLAMLMTDKEKKGYIMASELRSKLMKLGEKLTHKEVDDLFKEANIEPNGKVKYDEFIHKLTIPVWDY comes from the exons ATG GCCAAGTTCCTTTCCCAGGACCAAATTAATG AGTACAAGGAATGCTTCTCCCTGTATGACAAGGAGCAGCGGGGGAAGATAAAAGCCACTGACCTCATGGTGGTGATGAGGTGCCTGGGGGCTAGCCCAACACCAGGGGAGGTGCAGCGGCACCTGCAGATCCACGGGATCG GTAAGGACCAAGGTTCAGAGCCATTAGGTAATTTGCCCAAGTTCTTAACCCAGTGGTGGAATCAGGGTTGGGACCCAAGTCTTCTTTCAAAGACCGATCTCCTAAACACTGTGCAACACTCTGAGAAAAAAG ACAGAGACGGAGAGCTGGATTTCTCCACTTTCCTGACCATCATGCACTCGCAAATAAAACAAGAGGatccaaagaaagaaattcttttggCCATGTTGATGACAGACAAGGAGAAGAAAGGCTACATCATGGCGTCTGAGCTGCGGTCCAAACTCATGAAACTGGGGGAGAAGCTCACTCACAAGGAAG TGGATGATCTTTTCAAGGAAGCAAATATCGAACCAAATGGCAAAGTGAAGTACGATGAATTTATCCACAAGCTCACCATTCCTGTGTGGGACTACTGA
- the CALML4 gene encoding calmodulin-like protein 4 isoform X2, protein MAKFLSQDQINEYKECFSLYDKEQRGKIKATDLMVVMRCLGASPTPGEVQRHLQIHGIDRDGELDFSTFLTIMHSQIKQEDPKKEILLAMLMTDKEKKGYIMASELRSKLMKLGEKLTHKEVDDLFKEANIEPNGKVKYDEFIHKLTIPVWDY, encoded by the exons ATG GCCAAGTTCCTTTCCCAGGACCAAATTAATG AGTACAAGGAATGCTTCTCCCTGTATGACAAGGAGCAGCGGGGGAAGATAAAAGCCACTGACCTCATGGTGGTGATGAGGTGCCTGGGGGCTAGCCCAACACCAGGGGAGGTGCAGCGGCACCTGCAGATCCACGGGATCG ACAGAGACGGAGAGCTGGATTTCTCCACTTTCCTGACCATCATGCACTCGCAAATAAAACAAGAGGatccaaagaaagaaattcttttggCCATGTTGATGACAGACAAGGAGAAGAAAGGCTACATCATGGCGTCTGAGCTGCGGTCCAAACTCATGAAACTGGGGGAGAAGCTCACTCACAAGGAAG TGGATGATCTTTTCAAGGAAGCAAATATCGAACCAAATGGCAAAGTGAAGTACGATGAATTTATCCACAAGCTCACCATTCCTGTGTGGGACTACTGA
- the CALML4 gene encoding calmodulin-like protein 4 isoform X3: protein MAKFLSQDQINDRDGELDFSTFLTIMHSQIKQEDPKKEILLAMLMTDKEKKGYIMASELRSKLMKLGEKLTHKEVDDLFKEANIEPNGKVKYDEFIHKLTIPVWDY, encoded by the exons ATG GCCAAGTTCCTTTCCCAGGACCAAATTAATG ACAGAGACGGAGAGCTGGATTTCTCCACTTTCCTGACCATCATGCACTCGCAAATAAAACAAGAGGatccaaagaaagaaattcttttggCCATGTTGATGACAGACAAGGAGAAGAAAGGCTACATCATGGCGTCTGAGCTGCGGTCCAAACTCATGAAACTGGGGGAGAAGCTCACTCACAAGGAAG TGGATGATCTTTTCAAGGAAGCAAATATCGAACCAAATGGCAAAGTGAAGTACGATGAATTTATCCACAAGCTCACCATTCCTGTGTGGGACTACTGA
- the CALML4 gene encoding calmodulin-like protein 4 isoform X4, with translation MHSQIKQEDPKKEILLAMLMTDKEKKGYIMASELRSKLMKLGEKLTHKEVDDLFKEANIEPNGKVKYDEFIHKLTIPVWDY, from the exons ATGCACTCGCAAATAAAACAAGAGGatccaaagaaagaaattcttttggCCATGTTGATGACAGACAAGGAGAAGAAAGGCTACATCATGGCGTCTGAGCTGCGGTCCAAACTCATGAAACTGGGGGAGAAGCTCACTCACAAGGAAG TGGATGATCTTTTCAAGGAAGCAAATATCGAACCAAATGGCAAAGTGAAGTACGATGAATTTATCCACAAGCTCACCATTCCTGTGTGGGACTACTGA
- the CLN6 gene encoding ceroid-lipofuscinosis neuronal protein 6 isoform X3, producing the protein MEAAARRRQHPGAAGGAAAQPGVSFLQARHSAVKADEAAGTAPFHLDLWFYFTLQNWILDFGRPIAMLMERSPRTLPRAMIYLSIITFVMGASIHLVGDSVNHRLLFSGYQHHLSVRENPIIRNLKPETLIDSFELLYYYDEYLGHSMWYIPFFLILFMYFSGCFTPTKAESSMPGVALLLVMPSGLYYWYLVTEGQIFILFIFTFFAMLALVLHQKRKCLFLDSNGLFLFHSFALTLLLVALWVAWLWNDPVLRKKYPGVIYVPEPWAFYTLHVSSRR; encoded by the exons GCACAGTGCCGTCAAGGCTGATGAAGCTGCTGGCACAGCTCCCTTCCACCTTGACCTCTGGTTCTACTTCACCCTGCAGAACTGGATTCTGGACTTTGGCCGCCCCATTGCCATG CTCATGGAGCGGTCCCCTCGCACGCTGCCACGCGCCATGATCTACCTCAGCATCATCACCTTCGTCATGGGCGCCAGCATCCACCTGGTGGGCGACTCGGTGAACCACCGCTTGCTCTTCAGCGGCTACCAGCACCACCTGTCCGTCCGGGAGAATCCCATCATCAGGAATCTCAAGCCAGAGACGCTG ATCGACTCCTTCGAGCTGCTCTACTACTACGACGAGTACCTGGGCCACTCCATGTG GTACATCCCCTTCTTCCTCATCCTCTTCATGTACTTCAGTGGTTGTTTCACTCCCACCAAAGCCGAGAGTTCAATGCCAGGGGTGGCCCTGCTCCTGGTGATGCCCAGTGGCCTGTACTATTG GTACCTGGTCACCGAGGGCCAGATCTTCATCCTCTTCATCTTCACCTTCTTCGCCATGCTGGCCCTCGTCCTACACCAGAAGCGCAAGTGCCTCTTCCTGGACAGCAACggcctcttcctcttccattccttCGCCCTCACCCTCCTGCTTGTGGCCCTGTGGGTCGCCTGGCTGTGGAATGACCCTGTACTCAGGAAGAAGTACCCGGGTGTCATCTatgtccctgagccctgggccTTCTACACCCTCCATGTCAGCAGCCGACGCTGA
- the CLN6 gene encoding ceroid-lipofuscinosis neuronal protein 6 isoform X2: MEAAARRRQHPGAAGGAAAQPGVSFLQARHSAVKADEAAGTAPFHLDLWFYFTLQNWILDFGRPIAMLVFPLEWFPLNKPSVGDYFHMAYNIITPFLLLKLMERSPRTLPRAMIYLSIITFVMGASIHLVGDSVNHRLLFSGYQHHLSVRENPIIRNLKPETLIDSFELLYYYDEYLGHSMCGCFTPTKAESSMPGVALLLVMPSGLYYWYLVTEGQIFILFIFTFFAMLALVLHQKRKCLFLDSNGLFLFHSFALTLLLVALWVAWLWNDPVLRKKYPGVIYVPEPWAFYTLHVSSRR; encoded by the exons GCACAGTGCCGTCAAGGCTGATGAAGCTGCTGGCACAGCTCCCTTCCACCTTGACCTCTGGTTCTACTTCACCCTGCAGAACTGGATTCTGGACTTTGGCCGCCCCATTGCCATG CTGGTATTCCCTCTCGAATGGTTTCCACTCAACAAGCCCAGCGTGGGGGACTACTTCCACATGGCCTACAACATTATCacgcccttcctcctgctcaag CTCATGGAGCGGTCCCCTCGCACGCTGCCACGCGCCATGATCTACCTCAGCATCATCACCTTCGTCATGGGCGCCAGCATCCACCTGGTGGGCGACTCGGTGAACCACCGCTTGCTCTTCAGCGGCTACCAGCACCACCTGTCCGTCCGGGAGAATCCCATCATCAGGAATCTCAAGCCAGAGACGCTG ATCGACTCCTTCGAGCTGCTCTACTACTACGACGAGTACCTGGGCCACTCCATGTG TGGTTGTTTCACTCCCACCAAAGCCGAGAGTTCAATGCCAGGGGTGGCCCTGCTCCTGGTGATGCCCAGTGGCCTGTACTATTG GTACCTGGTCACCGAGGGCCAGATCTTCATCCTCTTCATCTTCACCTTCTTCGCCATGCTGGCCCTCGTCCTACACCAGAAGCGCAAGTGCCTCTTCCTGGACAGCAACggcctcttcctcttccattccttCGCCCTCACCCTCCTGCTTGTGGCCCTGTGGGTCGCCTGGCTGTGGAATGACCCTGTACTCAGGAAGAAGTACCCGGGTGTCATCTatgtccctgagccctgggccTTCTACACCCTCCATGTCAGCAGCCGACGCTGA
- the CLN6 gene encoding ceroid-lipofuscinosis neuronal protein 6 isoform X1, with protein sequence MEAAARRRQHPGAAGGAAAQPGVSFLQARHSAVKADEAAGTAPFHLDLWFYFTLQNWILDFGRPIAMLVFPLEWFPLNKPSVGDYFHMAYNIITPFLLLKLMERSPRTLPRAMIYLSIITFVMGASIHLVGDSVNHRLLFSGYQHHLSVRENPIIRNLKPETLIDSFELLYYYDEYLGHSMWYIPFFLILFMYFSGCFTPTKAESSMPGVALLLVMPSGLYYWYLVTEGQIFILFIFTFFAMLALVLHQKRKCLFLDSNGLFLFHSFALTLLLVALWVAWLWNDPVLRKKYPGVIYVPEPWAFYTLHVSSRR encoded by the exons GCACAGTGCCGTCAAGGCTGATGAAGCTGCTGGCACAGCTCCCTTCCACCTTGACCTCTGGTTCTACTTCACCCTGCAGAACTGGATTCTGGACTTTGGCCGCCCCATTGCCATG CTGGTATTCCCTCTCGAATGGTTTCCACTCAACAAGCCCAGCGTGGGGGACTACTTCCACATGGCCTACAACATTATCacgcccttcctcctgctcaag CTCATGGAGCGGTCCCCTCGCACGCTGCCACGCGCCATGATCTACCTCAGCATCATCACCTTCGTCATGGGCGCCAGCATCCACCTGGTGGGCGACTCGGTGAACCACCGCTTGCTCTTCAGCGGCTACCAGCACCACCTGTCCGTCCGGGAGAATCCCATCATCAGGAATCTCAAGCCAGAGACGCTG ATCGACTCCTTCGAGCTGCTCTACTACTACGACGAGTACCTGGGCCACTCCATGTG GTACATCCCCTTCTTCCTCATCCTCTTCATGTACTTCAGTGGTTGTTTCACTCCCACCAAAGCCGAGAGTTCAATGCCAGGGGTGGCCCTGCTCCTGGTGATGCCCAGTGGCCTGTACTATTG GTACCTGGTCACCGAGGGCCAGATCTTCATCCTCTTCATCTTCACCTTCTTCGCCATGCTGGCCCTCGTCCTACACCAGAAGCGCAAGTGCCTCTTCCTGGACAGCAACggcctcttcctcttccattccttCGCCCTCACCCTCCTGCTTGTGGCCCTGTGGGTCGCCTGGCTGTGGAATGACCCTGTACTCAGGAAGAAGTACCCGGGTGTCATCTatgtccctgagccctgggccTTCTACACCCTCCATGTCAGCAGCCGACGCTGA